The sequence ATGCAGCCAAGCGCCTTCATAAACGCTTTCTCCCAAGGGAGTGGGATGATGTTTTTCATTGTTACTTCATGAGCGGGATCTGTTACTAAGTCGATGACGTCATTCAATCTCGATTCACCATTTACATGGACGTCAAGGCCGTAGGACATATGGTTTAGCCCAGCAAATGTGATCGCCAATTGGTCAGGGGGGACGTCTAATAATGTCGCTATGGTCATTTTCGTGTTGATCGGTACATTGCAGACGCCGATGATTTTTTTGTGTTGACTATATTTCATGACCGCTTCTGTGACGATCCCAGCAGGGTTGGTAAAGTTGATGAGCCACGCATTTGGGCATAGTTCGTGCATTTGTTCGGCGATCTCTAATAAGACGGGAATGGTTCGGAGTGCTTTAAATAAACCACCTGCCCCATTTGTTTCCTGGCCGATCATCCCGTGTTTTAATGGAATGCGTTCGTCTTTAATCCGAGCCTCTAATAAGCCAACACGCATTTGTGTTGTAACAAAATCGGCGTCTTTTAATGCTTCTTTTCGGTCAAAGGTTGTATAAATAGTTATGGGAAGGCCCGCCTTTTTCACCATTCGCTTCGCCAAGTTTCCGACAATCTCCAGTTTTTCTTTTCCTTTTTCTATATCAACTAGCCACAGTTCACGAACGGGAAGTTCTTTATGGCGCTTTATTAATCCTTCAACGAATTCAGGTGTATAACTCGATCCCCCGCCAATCGTTACAATTTTAATGCCTTTCTTACCCAAGCAGATCGCCTCCAAACACAAACGTCATTAATGCGCTCGTAGCAAAGCCGACAATAATGGCGATGCGTATTCTTTGTCTATTTAATCGTTTGTCAGTTGTTTTTCCGTCAATTTTCGTTAGCACAATGCCTATTCCAATAGCTGCAGAAATTCCTGCGCTTAGAAAGGCACTCATCGTTTCAGAAAGGTGAATGTATTTGAGTGGAATGGAAAGGAGAAGCATTCCGAAAAACAAGATCAACATAAAGACGAAAACACCTTTAGGGCTTATGCGAGGAATTAATCTTGATTGCTCCACAAGACAACCTCCTAATGACCTAATGAGGGGATCGGAAGGATCCCCTCAGGCCCGTATTTTATTGCTCTTCGTTTTGTTCCATAGCAAGCATTTTTTTGTCGTAGATACGTAGAAATGGCAAATAAATCACGACAGATATGGCAAGGTTTACTAGGACAAGAATAATGGAACGCCAGTCGCCACCCGTCGCTAAATAGGCGCCTATTGGGGCCGGGAGTGTCCACGGTGCTTTTATAAATGTAGGCGATACAAGGCCAACAGAAGTCGCTAAATAGGCAATGACGGCTGTAATGATTG is a genomic window of Shouchella clausii containing:
- a CDS encoding 6-phospho-beta-glucosidase, which translates into the protein MGKKGIKIVTIGGGSSYTPEFVEGLIKRHKELPVRELWLVDIEKGKEKLEIVGNLAKRMVKKAGLPITIYTTFDRKEALKDADFVTTQMRVGLLEARIKDERIPLKHGMIGQETNGAGGLFKALRTIPVLLEIAEQMHELCPNAWLINFTNPAGIVTEAVMKYSQHKKIIGVCNVPINTKMTIATLLDVPPDQLAITFAGLNHMSYGLDVHVNGESRLNDVIDLVTDPAHEVTMKNIIPLPWEKAFMKALGCIPSPYHRYYYKTNEILQKELEEFKQGKTRAEVVKQLEDELFELYKDPALDIKPPQLEKRGGAYYSDAACNLISSIYNDKGDVQTLNTRNEGAITNLPNDTIVEVNCIVTKQGPIPLAVGELPYSINGLIQQIKSFELVAIEAAVTGSYEQALLALCINPLITSDVKAKEILDEMLEAHKTDLPQFH